Part of the Trypanosoma brucei gambiense DAL972 chromosome 6, complete sequence genome is shown below.
TACAGATGATTgtcctttttcctcttttaatTTCCCAAATAAATTACTCTATACAAtacataaatacaaataaaaataatatgaaTGTTTGAacttttctttaattttgtcttttgtaataaatatatatatatatatatatattttcaccccctccccttctgCTTTATTTCTTGTCCACTTGATCTCTGTTTATGCATTACTGTTATCaatattatttattcatttacttatttattttcttgctTGTAAGTAGTATTTGACATTGTTATCACTTACTTACTACATCTATTTGCTCTtttactctttcttttcttctctttgctttgcttataatttatttgttttgttttagtgccctcctctctctctctctctctctccccctttttttaattttttttctctttttttttttttggtcattaacttcttccttttcttttgccttagcatttttttccctcccgcTGTATTATTAGATATATTACATTTATCTCTTGACTTTCATTCATTTGCTCACTTCACCcacttgtttattttctctccctttcttttgttggttttgttGGTTCCCATTTTATTCGAATCCACACtccattccattccattccattccatttctctttcctttccctcttttttttttctcattattattattatttttttaaattattcttcctttccatcTCATACAAAATACGTCACTTTTCCTCCCAGtcccaacaacaaaaaaaaaaagaaaaaaacgcatACCTGCgatgaatatataaatatatatatatatttataaatatatatatgaaataaaacaaaccaaacaaaaaaaagaatgaaccATGAGaaacatgaaaaataaaaatcaaaagaaaagacatcATACGCTCCTCTTACTTTCCTccaaatattttttcctctcccgtTGAATAATGATGTTTTATACTTTTCTTAAAGATAAAAGCGTtaattcccttttcctttttttccttttttctttcgtttttttttaaatctcaTGTCTTCTCGcctccattcttttttttcattttgtttgtttcaattttattctttcctcatcttgtcatttatatttaatatttctctctcctctttttttttgtttttaccccCACACGAATATTCACCACCGACACTTTtatgagggaggggggaaaaacaaaaaaaagaaaactcaaCTTACAATTAAAGAAAATTCCTCACattggtttttctttttttttttaaatttttttgtacatgagaaatataaaagaaaacgatCAGCATCGCCGCCGTGACTcatgttaaaaaaaaaaaaaacggaaaaaaaaaatgaaaaaatgagTTCGGCGGAACGAGGACCAATCAGCGAGGAACACATATTCATCATTATGGAATAATTTAGTTTGgtacacacacgaaaagcaaataataaacaaataacacaagaagaaagaaaaaaaaaagaaaaaagagaacaataTTTAAGAAATGGGTATGGATAATTATGGTCACAAAGAAAGCATAAAATATTGAaatggtatttttttttttcaaaaaaaaaaaagcaagaaaaaaattctaAGGAGAAGCCACTgctacaagcaaaaaaacaaaagtagcaATTacgggaaacaaacaaacaaagaaagaaagaaacaaaagtaacAAGGAAcataaaagaagagatgaTACAAACTCATCTCCACTCCACCCCcacagaaggaagaagaagggaaaatggaagaagggggaaatggaaatggaaaatggAACAAGCGGAAAaataacgacaacaacaacaacgcaaagacACAAATAAGCAAGCAcacgaaagaaacaaaaaggaaggtaTTAAATGGGACATGGCAGACGTAtggggagagagaaaaagaaagaaagaaaggtaaagagacaaaggaggagaatacagcgcaactattttatttgttgccTTGCTCTGCTAGCGACCTGAAAAAGGCGGCTTCATTGCCCGGGGCCGGACCCCAACCGAAAAAATTCTTTTCCGTTTCAATATCCGTCTCATCACTCATCTCAAAGGCAGTTTGCTCCAATGGTGACTTTGTCGAAAGAGTTTTATTCTCGTGAGCCGTCAACAGTGCGTAACGGGCGGCGAGAGCATCTGCGTGAGTTACTTGTGCCATTTGTGCCATTGCCACATAAGCTGTGCGAGAAAGATCATGCATGCGAGGATATGGGGGACCAGGAAGGAATGAATGCGCTCCATAAAGGCGGGCGGCGGAAGCGCCATCCGACAACCGTGCGATGAGGCACGAAACGTTATCTTTGCTTCCACGTCGTATGGCCTCATCACATACACGAGCTGCCGCGACGGCAAGGTCAGGGGATTTGGAAGCTTGTTCAttaacaaaagcagcaacctcTTCATTTGAGAAATTCCCCTCAAATACACCGTCACAGGCGAGTATGATAATATCACCTTGCCGGCAGGCGTGGGTTGTAACGTCaggaacagcaacaactttaTGTGACTTGTAGTCATCCAGCGCATCTCGGCGCTTAAAGGATGCATCACCGAAGGAACGAGACACTGCAAGATCGCCATCAACACGTCCACTCACTACACAACCTCCACATGCCTCAATGCGCTGACGCTCTTCACCTGCTGTTGGTTTATGATCTTCCGTGACGAATACGAGGCGACCTCCACGCGCAATAATGGTGCGGGAATCACCTACGTTGCAAATGGTCACATTGTAATCACGTGTAACAATGCAAAAGGTCCCTGTGCTCCCACTAGCATCACTCTGATTCAGAATGAAGTCGCGATCAAGAGAAACACACACCTTTTCCAACTCCTCCTGCGTGTGTTTACCATTTAATGCCTTCACCTTTTGGGGAAGGTGGTCGGCAATATATTTACTGCAGCCACTACCATTGTGACCATCAAATATTCCAAGAAGACTCATTTCGCTCTCTACCAACATTACATGGGCGTCTTCCATGCTCACACGATAGCCGTTGACGCAAGCGGATGCAACTCCAATGTTGTAGTTTCCCGCCCTATCAACGACTTTACTTAAGACCGGTTTCGGTAACATAACCCCCATCTTTGACTGCGCAAAGAGGTACAACGACCGAAATCGAAACAGACAAAGCAAAGGAGCACAAATTCCTATTAGAACGAACACCGTGGTGGCGTTGATGGGAGCTTCATTgattacaagaaaaaaaaaaagaaagaaagaacgaaagaaaatggaggaaaagaagagaaaaaaaaaaagaagaaagggtgATACGCAGCAAatgcaacaaacaaacagacaaacaaacaactagCATATGTGAAAACGCACACTGAAGCGCGAGAACCACAGCGTTCTCCTCGTTTTCCAACCAGCACCCCTTCAACTGTGCCATGCAATTAGTTTAAGTACGTGCAGCTATGAATCAACCTCCTTTTGGTAGCCCGCTCAATTCAACACGAAGTCATATACCAACGGCAACAGTAAAGTGTACAGAAAATACAGATCTCACAACCAAACGgggtaaatatataaatatatatataaaggtACTTTCTAACAACAGCGGTATATCAAACTCTCTCACACACATACGTGCAAGCATGCgtcatacttttttttttttttaaagaccCATTCCCCATCTCTTCCGCACACTATTCTCATCGTATTTGCTTTcatattttccttcattaCATGCGCTTTCCACTCAAGCACACATTACCTCAGACACACTTATTACCGCATTGAAGCAAATTTCCCATAAATTCATGTGATGGACTAAAGGGAAGATGAAatctacacacacacacacacacacacatacatatatatatatatatttatttatattcgCAGACAAGTGAAATCATGcataaatacaaaatatatatacacaaagaaagcgcgaaaaaaaaaaaacaacaacaacaacacaaacgaCAGGAAATGCACCCCTTTAAGCAGACACGCTCATAGACAGGCAGATACGCACGTGCACTTTGGGGGTAGGGTTGGAGTTAGGGAGATGAACGTTAGGATTACGAACAGAGAACCAAAttaagaggaggagaaaaataagaaaaaaaaagaccagaagtaaaaatagaaaagtaaaaatgagTTTATTTCAAACCCTCCTTTCAAAACCCCGCACTCTGCCGTGTGCACATACCCGAATGTGGCTACGTTGCGGCGACTAGATTTAGAAATGCATATATCAATATATGCAGTGGGAGACCAAAGGAGTAGGATgaaagggcaaaaaaaaaaaaaagacaataaataaagaaaaagaaaccggTAACtgacacaaaaaacaaaagaacaagaGCACATATTCACTCTCAAACTATCTTCTGCCTCACCGGTTTAAGATAATAACACTGATATTTATCCTTCAATCTCTCCTCACTTGCTTGCATTGCACACATTCACATGTGGTTTAAACCTAATACTCCACATATGGAGTCTTGAACATGTGTACATGTGCGGTCAAGCGGTGGGAAACTGTGAGGAGCAATCACCAACGAGCGTTggatacctttttttcttctattttttttttaaatgcttTTCTGCGTACCCTTTCAAAGGTATGAGTTCactcatataaatataaataaataaataaatatatatatatatatatatttatacaggtatatatgcatgtatacGTGCTCTTTTTGTTCGCTGACTTGCATCGAAGTTGTCGCTATAGCCCCAAGCATGAGGATGACGAAACTATCGAAGCGCTATTCAAACATATGGCGGGTCAAACGGTGCAAAACAACGACTACGACAAACACCATTTATGAGAGGAGCTTTCACCTCAAATCACTCGGTCTGATTGGGaacggaggaaaaaagaaagtgaaacaaGGCGTTGAGGCACGAAACCACCTACACGTGCAGATATACGCGGACAACCTTTTCTCCCCCAAGAAGATACGGAACTagcggggggggggcgaaGAGGTAAATAAGCACGGCGGTTTCTTGTATTCAGTTAGCGAAGCACAAGAGCAAAATaatgggggggagggggaaaggaggacACCAAAGTCCAAACATACGCTACTTCAAACTTATTTATCAATCTTTTCTCTCTAACAGCAAATCATTTGGATCATAAAACCATGGTTTTGTAACCCTGACAGGTGCTAGGGATGCAGATAGCGGACGGCTGGGAGCTTCATCTATTggttcctcctcatcccctGATCCCTCGAGACCGTGCACCTCATCGCTGTTTGAAGAATTTCCCCCATCATCAACACTGACATCACCACTACCGCCAacaccactattattatcattatcatcaccGTCTCTCTCAGGTGATGACGAAACATCGCCTGAATCCACTCGTGGAATATATTCCCTGGGCACACGATTCGTTGCATCTTGCATTAAGTGTGCTACCGGGCGTCCATTTTCCCGCTTGAGAACGAGGTAGAGCGAGAAGAAACCTTTAATAGTGTTTCTCACATCTTCGCCGCGTTCATCATTATGTCCTCCATCCACTAAATGATGTAAACATGGTCCCATAAAGTAGTTACTCACATCAATTGAATTCCGTGGGAAGACGAAATCATCCTCCCTGCCGTGAAATATGAACGCAGGAACGGTGCACTCCGAAGCGTACTTTAACGTATCCAAATCATCAATATTAAAAGCCGCACGCGCGGCGATGCGTTTGCGCATGCGATTCACAATTTTGTTTATGAGTGAACTAGGAAATCGCTTGGAGCCGTGCTGCTTCACCAAATCATTTACAAGACTCCGCAGCGTAGAAAAGGGCGAGTCGCAAACGATACATTTGATGGAGTTATCTTTTGATGCATACATGATGGAGGTGACGGCTCCCATACTACGGCCCCAGAGCCCAATGCCATCCACTTCCTCCTGATCCTCAAGGTAGTCCACAACCGCGGCGAGATCCTGTCGCTCATAGAAACCAAGTGATATGTATTCCCCATCCGATAATCCACTACCCGCTGcatcaaagcaaaacaaactGTACCCTTCCTTAAGCAGAAAGAGTGCCTCTAATGCGTCGTAACGTGAACCACAGTTGCCATGAATATAGACAATACACGGTTGTTTTTCATTACTTAAGGTACGAAACCATGAACATTGCAAGGTTAGCCCCCGCATGTTCTCTATCGTTAGGTCCGTGCGTTTGTACCGCTGAGGATCATCGGCGTCAAGGCGGAAAATCGTTGGACCCAAATCTGTTCGAGGATCATATACTGCTCGCTGTGGACGTATAATAAGGTCGCAAATACTGTTAAAAATACCTTTTCCCGACACTAGGTAACGTATCGTATTCATAGCAGATGCTATTCTAGCTTAACTTGTTTtgcctctcttttccttgaAATTTACCCCTTTATTGTACGGTAGCCGCTAATTTTTAAGGGTGTAGATTCTAAGGAAAAGTATGTTGGGCCTGATAATGTTGTCCACGTCCTCTCCCTTCGCCCAAcgccaaaacaaaagaaaggaaaagagagaaaactaATGTCAGGATGCAGGAAGAAGCGTAAGCACGGTTTGGTTTTCTTGAATTTGCctagagaaaagggaaaaaggaaatatgaGGGGGGAGGCAGAGGACTAGGCAGGGCAAATGTGTGAAACTTGAGGCCAAAtaccacaaaaagaaattagaaaacaaatacacataGAGAAAGATAAAACAAGAGCAGATTTCGAATTAAGTGAAggtttccttcccccttttccagcATTCCCCTCTTTTGTTAATAGATTGAACATAGTTACAGGAACGAATTAGTATGAGCGAGTTATAAAGaacgaaagaaagagagcAATAATGTTGCTCGATTGCGGAAAGTAacactttccctccctcaTAATCGGACATACGTCACCCACGATGTGAAGAAGTTCCTCACAGGTGACAATCTAAACATCAGCCAGCGCAACACTCTTTCCAGTGTAGGCGTGGTGGAAGCATATGCATTTATCACGCCAACAGCAGCTCCTACAATCACCTGATCAGTGGAATGATAAGAGTTGTACACACGGCCACATGCAACAACTGTAGCTGATACTAGGAAGAATAGCCACATGCCCCATGAAACGGGTATATGGTTCGCGCTCGCCTTGCGCAACAGCCATGtaatgaagaaaaacataaacTGTGAGTGATAGCTCGGCATGCCATAATTACTCGACGAGCTCATTGGTACCATTATGTACATGCTACTTATCGGCCGCGGGCCCTTAATGAAAGCCTTCAGGAAAGTGTTCAGTGCCGTGTTCTGGCACAACCCAACGAGTAGCAGCAGCGCGGCATCTCTTTGATGAGAAGTCGAGGAACTTGCGAGCCCCGCAATGAATATGACAATAATAGAAGGGAGCAAAGAGGATAAAGCAAACACAAAGCTTATGGTGTCCCCTGCATCGTAGACCACCGTACTAGCTGCCCAAGTAATCCAGTTCGCGTGCATTGCTTTTCTCGGAGGCAACGAGCAACAAGCAGTGTAGAGGTTAAACCTAACGAGACGATGTAAAGGtgtaaagaagagaaacaattCGACTACAATATGTTTCACCCTTCGGCAAATGCGAAGGgcttgctgttgctttcgtTTTACTAAAAGAGAGcataacaaaaagagaaggagggagAAGTGGAGAGAGCTATCGTCTGAAGCCACGCAAAGTCAAACTACCAACAGCGGAAGGTGCACGAGCCCCAGTACTCAAAAACGTGGCGGAGCAAAGAACAGTAAATGAGTGGGGATGCGACGCTACAGAGGGGGCATTTCATTAATCCGTCACCCCCTCACAACAGCGTGCACAATATTCCGCATTTGTGCcgttttgccttttccccttcggtGTTACTGTCGTTTCACCCTTTTCACGACTTACCTTCCTTCATACGCAGtactgttattgttgccTATTCATCTCAAAAAcatcatcctcttcaccacgttccttctcttccatgGCGCCGGGGATGTTGCGGTGCCAATACTTCACCTCTGAAGAACAAGAAGCGAGCAAGTTACCAAGTGGACTCCATGCAATGGCATTGATCGGGTTGGCGACATC
Proteins encoded:
- a CDS encoding T. brucei spp.-specific protein, with translation MFLVTFVSFFLCLFVSRNCYFCFFACSSGFSLEFFSCFFFFEKKKYHFNILCFLCDHNYPYPFLKYCSLFSFFFLSSCVICLLFAFRVCTKLNYSIMMNMCSSLIGPRSAELIFSFFFSVFFFFNMSHGGDADRFLLYFSCTKKFKKKKKNQCEEFSLIVS
- a CDS encoding protein phosphatase 2C, putative, coding for MGVMLPKPVLSKVVDRAGNYNIGVASACVNGYRVSMEDAHVMLVESEMSLLGIFDGHNGSGCSKYIADHLPQKVKALNGKHTQEELEKVCVSLDRDFILNQSDASGSTGTFCIVTRDYNVTICNVGDSRTIIARGGRLVFVTEDHKPTAGEERQRIEACGGCVVSGRVDGDLAVSRSFGDASFKRRDALDDYKSHKVVAVPDVTTHACRQGDIIILACDGVFEGNFSNEEVAAFVNEQASKSPDLAVAAARVCDEAIRRGSKDNVSCLIARLSDGASAARLYGAHSFLPGPPYPRMHDLSRTAYVAMAQMAQVTHADALAARYALLTAHENKTLSTKSPLEQTAFEMSDETDIETEKNFFGWGPAPGNEAAFFRSLAEQGNK
- a CDS encoding phosphatidic acid phosphatase, putative, giving the protein MHANWITWAASTVVYDAGDTISFVFALSSLLPSIIVIFIAGLASSSTSHQRDAALLLLVGLCQNTALNTFLKAFIKGPRPISSMYIMVPMSSSSNYGMPSYHSQFMFFFITWLLRKASANHIPVSWGMWLFFLVSATVVACGRVYNSYHSTDQVIVGAAVGVINAYASTTPTLERVLRWLMFRLSPVRNFFTSWVTYVRL